TTGTACATGTAATAGATACCAAACACAGTACTAATTACACCTGTAAACTGAGTAAGGGTCCTATTTAAACTGAATTTTTTCGCACTAAACACAAACGGAATTCCAATTAAGGTAGTAAAGAAAAGCATCCCGATTACAGTTCCAGTTCCAAAAATCAGGATATAAACAGCTGCTTCCCACGCACTATTTACTGTACTCATGGTTAAAACGATCATTGCACCACTTCCTGCAAGACCATGAACTAAACCAATTAACATAGATTTTAGGTAGGAAACTTTTTTATTCTGAGGGGAATGGTCATGTGTGCCGATATGGTCATGAGAATGGACATGTTTATGTAACTCGCCATTATGTTCATGGTTATGTAAATGAATATTTTTAAAGGAAAGAATCGTAGTAATACCAAGGTAAACAAGCATAATTCCTACTAAAAATTCTAATGACATCGCCCATTTTTCCGGAATTTCACCCTTCATAAGAATAAGGATTATTCCGATAATAAATAATGTTGCAGTGTGACCAATCCCCCAAAACACACCAGCTAAAGACGA
This genomic stretch from Neobacillus niacini harbors:
- a CDS encoding sulfite exporter TauE/SafE family protein; the protein is MEIGLVSILGLGFVLGIKHAIEPDHVIAVSTIASQSKKLLRSSLAGVFWGIGHTATLFIIGIILILMKGEIPEKWAMSLEFLVGIMLVYLGITTILSFKNIHLHNHEHNGELHKHVHSHDHIGTHDHSPQNKKVSYLKSMLIGLVHGLAGSGAMIVLTMSTVNSAWEAAVYILIFGTGTVIGMLFFTTLIGIPFVFSAKKFSLNRTLTQFTGVISTVFGIYYMYNLGVTEGLFKLWIQ